In Fundulus heteroclitus isolate FHET01 chromosome 17, MU-UCD_Fhet_4.1, whole genome shotgun sequence, the following are encoded in one genomic region:
- the th2 gene encoding tyrosine hydroxylase 2, producing the protein MKAHCLPAPVTHEPAAQSGHMKTDGAAQTLGGRKQSLIEDARRERIGSGSAGPSPGPSRFGDGPVFEEKDGRVTLNVLFALSNEKNCGFFQTGKIFETFEAKLLHLESRPRRKSKEGLPDLEFFMRCEVHRSDLDVFINALKRVADDVRCVPEEKAPWFPRQIKDLDRCNMLITKFDPDLDCDHPGYNDSEYRKRRAAIAELAFGYKQGDPLPTVDYTEQEISTWRKVYQQLRSIYPSLACRQFLDSLQQLEEECGYGEDRIPQLKDVSAFLKEKTGFQLRPVAGLLSARDFLASLAFRVFQCTQYIRHASSPMHSPEPDCCHELLGHIPMLADKEFAQFSQEIGLASLGASDEEIEKLSTLYWFTVEFGLCKQNGEVKAYGAGLLSSYGELVYALSNEPEYRPFNPEETAVQPYQDQTYQPVYFVSESFEDAKMKLRKYSASIKRPFVVRYDPFTCNVEVLDQPSKIQNALSQVREDLRTLHSALEKLSSS; encoded by the exons ATGAAGGCGCACTGCCTGCCTGCTCCGGTGACCCACGAACCTGCAGCACAGAGCGGCCACATGAAGACCGACGGCGCGGCGCAGACCCTCGGTGGAAGAAAGCAGAGCCTGATCGAGGATGCGCGCAGGGAGCGCATCGGCAGCGGCTCCGCGGGGCCCTCACCGGGGCCCTCCAGGTTCGGAGACGGCCCCGTGTTCGAGGAGAAGGACGGCAGGGTGACCCTGAACGTCCTGTTCGCGCTCAGCAACGAGAAAAACTGCGGATTTTTCCAAACAGGGAAAATATTTGAG acgTTTGAGGCCAAACTTCTCCACTTGGAGAGCCGGCCGAGGAGGAAGTCGAAGGAAGGACTTCCGGACCTGGAGTTCTTCATGAGGTGTGAAGTCCACCGCTCGGACCTGGACGTGTTCATCAACGCGCTGAAACGGGTCGCCGACGACGTCCGCTGTGTGCCCGAGGAAAAAG CTCCCTGGTTTCCTCGACAGATAAAAGACCTCGACAGGTGCAACATGCTGATAACCAAATTTGATCCAGACTTGGACTGCGATCATCCT GGATACAACGACTCAGAATACAGAAAAAGACGAGCTGCCATCGCCGAGCTTGCCTTTGGATACAAACA AGGCGACCCGCTGCCCACGGTGGACTACACGGAACAAGAAATATCCACATG GAGGAAGGTTTACCAGCAGCTGAGGAGCATTTATCCCAGTCTGGCCTGCAGGCAGttcctggacagcctgcagcagctggaggaggagtgtGGATACGGAGAGGACCGCATCCCTCAGCTCAAAGACGTGTCCGCCTTTCTGAAGG AGAAAACTGGTTTCCAGCTGCGTCCGGTCGCCGGTCTGCTCTCAGCCAGAGACTTTCTGGCCAGTTTGGCCTTCAGGGTCTTCCAGTGCACCCAGTACATCCGACACGCGTCTTCCCCCATGCACTCCCCAGAACC GGACTGCTGCCACGAGCTGCTTGGTCACATCCCCATGCTGGCAGACAAGGAATTTGCACAGTTTTCCCAG GAGATTGGACTTGCCTCACTTGGAGCTTCAGATGAGGAGATTGAGAAACTCTCAACG CTATACTGGTTCACTGTGGAGTTCGGCCTCTGCAAGCAGAACGGAGAGGTGAAAGCTTACGGTGCAGGCCTCCTCTCCTCGTATGGCGAGCTTGTT TACGCCCTGTCAAACGAGCCCGAGTACAGGCCGTTCAACCCAGAGGAGACGGCGGTGCAGCCGTACCAGGATCAGACCTACCAGCCGGTTTACTTTGTGTCTGAAAGCTTTGAGGACGCAAAGATGAAGCTGAG GAAATACTCTGCAAGCATCAAGCGTCCCTTTGTTGTTCGCTACGACCCTTTCACCTGCAACGTGGAGGTTCTGGACCAGCCGAGCAAGATCCAGAACGCTTTGAGCCAGGTCAGAGAGGACCTGAGGACCCTCCACAGTGCcttggagaagctcagctcctCCTAA